A region of the Andreesenia angusta genome:
CAGTCGGAGGTCTCCAATAGAAAGCTTGAGAAAGTAGCCCGCAACTGGGGATATGAAAAGCTTGTAGGTCTAATAGACTTAGTGAATGCCTATAAATCAGGGGTGAGAAATAGGCACGAGCTTGCAGAGTTCCTGGAAGTTACTGAGGAGTTCATAGAAGAGGCTTTGAATTACTACAGGGAAAAGCATGGGCTATTTGCTAAAGTAGACAACTACATAGTTTATTTTGAGCCGCTGGGGGTTTTGGAGAAGTTTTAATTTTTTAAATTTAAGGAGATATAGTGTGAAAAGCAACAATGAACTTTGCAGTATAAAGGAGCAGTTTTATGTCTAAACATAATGACTACATGAACTTAGAATACGATCTAGCTGGATCTAGAAGTAAAAACAGATTTAAAAATGAACTCTTATGGGGGTTGTCTAAAATTTTTGATTTGTACAAAAATAATATAAACTTTAGTGTTATTTTTGATTATGTATGTGATATCGAAGTGCACTTTGATGACTCATATGAGTTTTATCAAATTAAAACCAGTAAAGGCAGTAGTGCCTATACATTATCCAAAATACTAAAGCCTACAAATGGAAGCTCTGTTCTAGGGAAACTGTTTGATTTGAAGCATCAATCTATAAAAAATGGTCTGGATTCTAAAATAGCATTAGTGTGTAATAAGGCCCTTAAAGATTTTTGTAACAAAGAGCATAGCGACCGAGAAATATTAGAGTTTAATAGCCTAAAAACATCTTGTAAGGACAAAATCATCAATATTTTAAGTACAGAACTTGGAGAGTTCTTTGATTTAGATAACTCTTATTTTATCTATAGTGAGATGAACCTAAATAACTGTGAAGATGAATTTTTAGGCAAAACAGTGCGATTTTACTCTGAGGTTACTAACTCTGAATTAGCAAATCCCTTAAAACTATATAATCTTTTAAAAAGCGAAATTGAAATTAAATCTAGCTACGAGTTGGCCTGCAACGATTAT
Encoded here:
- a CDS encoding ImmA/IrrE family metallo-endopeptidase, with translation MYEKLLIEYEEEVEIIESPLSGKIKGLYSDSTIAINSKLTDVEKSCVIAEELGHHYTTAGDILDQSEVSNRKLEKVARNWGYEKLVGLIDLVNAYKSGVRNRHELAEFLEVTEEFIEEALNYYREKHGLFAKVDNYIVYFEPLGVLEKF
- a CDS encoding dsDNA nuclease domain-containing protein; its protein translation is MSKHNDYMNLEYDLAGSRSKNRFKNELLWGLSKIFDLYKNNINFSVIFDYVCDIEVHFDDSYEFYQIKTSKGSSAYTLSKILKPTNGSSVLGKLFDLKHQSIKNGLDSKIALVCNKALKDFCNKEHSDREILEFNSLKTSCKDKIINILSTELGEFFDLDNSYFIYSEMNLNNCEDEFLGKTVRFYSEVTNSELANPLKLYNLLKSEIEIKSSYELACNDYDSLILKKALTKRDLDKILDLYYNGPTLTEKVTEFINSEVESFRKRLAWKKAFSKLYREFSVSSFLEALDKKVREYIVINIDDFDCSRFELIDKLYPIFKGDFGPEFEESDIRVFLLFVIIKLEEGSHEQFIS